The following proteins are encoded in a genomic region of Luteibaculum oceani:
- a CDS encoding porin family protein, protein MKLRILLFSLLLIPNLILAQKPDQLTFFGIEYKPIFSSRFFTTGPQLGFEDSLSYSVTNYSGSSFGMVIRHNFYGKFSFETGINIITRNYSLELSEDTSNFFVQDTFKLVSYEIPLLGLVYVQSGERSFINAGGGLSVNFLPSELTSGKPELYQQLTRRNAWVSASLLAQLGFEYRTKESGIFYIGASYHLPFRALASSRAVRIKEGNQPRVSADLNGRFLTMSLRYFFGPSPEEKTASQL, encoded by the coding sequence ATGAAATTGAGGATTCTTTTATTCTCCTTACTACTAATACCCAATTTGATTTTGGCCCAAAAGCCAGATCAACTCACCTTTTTCGGTATTGAATACAAACCTATTTTCAGCAGTAGATTTTTTACCACTGGTCCCCAATTGGGATTCGAAGACTCTTTGAGTTATTCGGTGACCAACTATTCGGGTTCCTCGTTTGGGATGGTAATTCGCCACAATTTCTATGGGAAATTTTCTTTCGAAACAGGAATTAACATTATTACGCGTAATTACAGCCTGGAACTTAGCGAGGATACCAGTAATTTCTTTGTACAGGATACCTTTAAATTGGTGAGTTATGAAATTCCCCTTTTGGGATTGGTTTATGTTCAGAGTGGTGAGAGGAGTTTTATAAATGCAGGTGGAGGTTTATCCGTAAACTTTTTACCATCAGAATTAACCAGCGGAAAACCCGAGTTATATCAGCAGTTAACTAGAAGAAATGCCTGGGTTTCTGCTTCGCTTCTAGCGCAACTTGGATTTGAATATAGAACGAAAGAATCTGGAATTTTCTACATCGGGGCCTCCTACCATCTCCCCTTCCGAGCATTGGCTAGTTCAAGGGCTGTTAGAATAAAAGAAGGGAATCAGCCCAGGGTGAGTGCAGATTTAAATGGTCGTTTTCTCACCATGAGTTTAAGATACTTTTTCGGGCCTAGCCCAGAAGAAAAAACGGCTTCCCAGTTATAG
- a CDS encoding YceI family protein yields MTKLVTLLAIALVSLNSFAGGKEGKGDAYKVNTTESEIIWKGKKVSGEHFGKLKFSKGLFEAHGGDLFGGRFEADMNSITCDDLGKEYGDKLVGHLKSKDFFDVENHQYASVEITNIQPEEGNQFTLEANLTIKGITSQVVFPAEIFTTSKKIVARGEMVFDRTVYDIKYGSGKFFEGLGDRMIDDEVAIKFVIVAEKDQEDHSGHNH; encoded by the coding sequence ATGACAAAGTTAGTTACCCTATTAGCTATCGCATTGGTATCACTTAATTCTTTTGCAGGTGGAAAAGAAGGAAAAGGAGATGCTTACAAAGTAAACACCACGGAAAGTGAAATTATCTGGAAGGGCAAAAAAGTAAGTGGAGAGCACTTTGGAAAATTGAAGTTTTCTAAAGGACTGTTCGAAGCGCACGGTGGAGATCTTTTTGGTGGAAGGTTTGAAGCAGATATGAACAGTATCACTTGTGACGACCTAGGTAAGGAGTACGGAGATAAGTTAGTAGGACACCTTAAAAGCAAAGACTTTTTTGATGTTGAAAATCATCAATACGCTTCAGTTGAAATAACCAACATCCAACCTGAAGAGGGAAATCAATTTACCCTTGAGGCCAACCTAACTATTAAGGGGATAACCAGCCAAGTAGTATTTCCAGCGGAAATTTTTACTACGAGCAAGAAAATTGTAGCCCGCGGAGAAATGGTTTTCGATAGAACTGTATACGACATTAAATATGGTTCTGGAAAGTTTTTCGAAGGATTGGGAGACAGAATGATTGACGACGAAGTAGCGATTAAATTCGTAATTGTTGCCGAAAAAGATCAAGAAGATCATTCAGGTCACAACCACTAA